A section of the Petrimonas sulfuriphila genome encodes:
- a CDS encoding bifunctional methionine sulfoxide reductase B/A protein, translating to MGYNQLTPEEEFVILHKGTERPFTGELLENKAKGTYVCKRCDAPLYRSEDKFESNCGWPSFDDEIVGAVKRVRDADGRRTEILCNNCGAHLGHVFLGEGFTAKQTRHCVNSISMKFIPADHTDLRKGYFASGCFWGTEYFFMKAKGVKETHVGFMGGHVDNPTYEQVCQKNTGHLETTEVVFDPAETTYEEMVKLFFETHDFTQTNGQGPDIGPQYLSCIFYSTPREKEIAEKYIALLTNKGYKVATTLKPASTFWKAENYHQQYYEHKGTKPYCHKYTKVF from the coding sequence ATGGGATATAATCAATTGACTCCTGAAGAAGAGTTTGTTATTTTACATAAAGGAACCGAACGCCCTTTCACGGGAGAACTGTTGGAAAACAAAGCCAAAGGAACCTACGTTTGTAAACGGTGCGATGCGCCGCTCTACCGTTCCGAAGACAAGTTCGAATCGAATTGCGGGTGGCCGTCTTTCGACGATGAAATTGTCGGTGCTGTAAAACGCGTCCGGGATGCAGATGGACGACGTACCGAAATTCTTTGCAACAATTGCGGGGCGCACCTGGGTCACGTTTTTCTGGGAGAGGGTTTTACGGCCAAGCAGACGCGCCATTGCGTGAACTCCATCTCCATGAAGTTTATTCCTGCAGACCATACGGATCTGCGAAAGGGTTACTTTGCCTCCGGCTGTTTCTGGGGGACTGAATATTTTTTTATGAAAGCCAAAGGCGTGAAAGAGACCCATGTCGGATTTATGGGCGGCCACGTGGATAATCCCACCTACGAACAGGTTTGTCAGAAAAATACTGGACACCTGGAGACGACTGAAGTGGTTTTTGATCCGGCGGAAACAACCTATGAAGAAATGGTTAAGCTGTTCTTCGAAACCCACGATTTCACACAAACCAACGGACAAGGCCCCGATATTGGCCCGCAGTACCTGTCCTGTATCTTCTATTCAACACCTCGGGAGAAAGAGATTGCTGAAAAATACATCGCCCTACTGACAAATAAAGGATACAAAGTGGCTACAACACTTAAGCCGGCTTCTACATTCTGGAAAGCCGAGAATTATCACCAGCAGTATTACGAACATAAGGGAACAAAACCATATTGCCACAAGTACACCAAAGTTTTCTGA
- a CDS encoding efflux RND transporter permease subunit: MSKKNSISSFTVIVAFLSIAMMGIALIPMLPVKLAPSRTLPSLTVYFSMPGNSARIVEMEATSKLEAMLARINGVKNIYSTSGNGWGNITLELDKHTPVDAARFEASTIVRQTWNDLPREVSYPYISVRSPDENASRPFMTFTVNSAATPIVIQRYTENTIKQRLSDIAGLYKIDVRGATPLEWQLTYDADRLQALGITVNDIRQAVSMYHSTDFLGMAETQNGNDTPSWMRIMLVSGEDDNAFDASAITVKNRDGALIRLDQLVKVVHTEQAPNSHYRINGLNSIYLSLTAEETANQLRLSRQVHETIDELRRTLPPGYEIHNSYDATEYIHTELNKIYLRSGLTVLILLLFVLLITRNPRYLFLIAVTLAINLAVAVIFYYLFGLEIQLYSLAGITISLSLIIDNTIIMTDHLVHRQNRNAFMPILAATMTTVGALSIIFFLDEKIRLNLQDFAAVVMINLSVSLAVALFFVPAMVEKIKLKKRRPMKRRGWLRRLPIRPRRLTVYFNRFYSGMIRILSRYKWIPFTAIVLLFGLPVFLIPDKIEKETGFAERYNRIFDNSTYKEKVKPVVNKALGGTLRLFSEKVYQGSYFTRSEEVVLTITASMPNGTTLPQMNALIEKMERYLSGFSEIRQFQTDIPNARRASIRVFFNRESERSGFPYQLKSSVITKALELGGGSWGVYGLQDQGFSNDVTEFAGSYRVKLYGYNYDELTAWADTLKNRLLTYRRIKEVLINSNFSWYKDDYREFSFDLNRQRLASEGFMPGELFASLQPVFAKDVWAGSLVIDGEREDIKLASRQSKDYDIWALQYIAHNLGNRMYRLDELADISKGQAPQEVGKENQQYRLAVQFDYIGANTQAGRVLDREVEALNKILPMGYTAEKEESGWGWGKKENKQYWLIGLLIVIIFFTTTVLFNSIKQPLAVIFVIPVSFIGVFLTFYGFKLNFDQGGFASFILLSGITVNASIYILNDFNRIRRERPGLSSLKAYIKAWNSKIIPIFLTVVSTMLGFIPFMVGTTREAFWFPLAAGTIGGLAMSIVGIWVFLPLMVVRRRKLRS; encoded by the coding sequence ATGAGCAAAAAAAACTCCATATCCTCCTTTACCGTCATTGTCGCTTTCCTCAGCATCGCGATGATGGGCATTGCCCTTATCCCGATGTTGCCGGTTAAGCTGGCTCCCTCACGCACACTGCCGAGTTTAACGGTCTATTTCTCGATGCCCGGCAACTCCGCCCGTATCGTGGAAATGGAAGCCACCTCGAAGCTCGAAGCGATGCTGGCACGTATCAATGGTGTGAAAAACATCTATTCCACATCGGGTAACGGCTGGGGAAACATCACCCTCGAACTGGACAAGCATACGCCCGTCGACGCCGCCCGCTTTGAAGCCTCCACCATTGTCCGGCAGACGTGGAACGATCTGCCCCGTGAAGTTTCCTATCCCTACATATCCGTCCGCAGTCCCGATGAGAATGCATCGCGGCCTTTTATGACCTTTACGGTTAATTCAGCCGCCACGCCCATCGTCATCCAGAGATACACCGAAAACACCATTAAACAACGATTGAGCGATATTGCCGGATTGTACAAAATCGACGTTCGCGGCGCTACGCCGTTGGAGTGGCAACTGACCTACGATGCCGACAGGCTGCAAGCTCTCGGAATAACGGTAAACGACATCCGCCAGGCCGTTTCAATGTACCATTCCACCGATTTTCTGGGGATGGCGGAAACGCAAAACGGAAACGATACGCCTTCGTGGATGCGCATCATGTTGGTTTCGGGGGAAGATGACAACGCGTTCGATGCCTCCGCCATCACCGTGAAAAACCGCGACGGTGCGCTTATCCGCTTGGATCAATTGGTAAAAGTTGTGCACACCGAACAAGCGCCCAACAGCCATTACCGCATCAACGGGCTGAATTCGATTTACCTGTCGCTCACGGCGGAAGAAACTGCCAACCAGCTGCGGTTGAGTAGGCAGGTGCACGAAACCATCGACGAACTCCGCCGCACACTTCCTCCCGGTTACGAAATTCACAACAGCTACGATGCCACGGAATACATCCATACCGAACTGAACAAGATTTACCTGCGAAGCGGGTTGACGGTGCTTATCCTGCTGCTTTTCGTCTTGCTTATTACCCGAAATCCGCGTTACCTGTTTCTTATTGCCGTTACGCTGGCAATTAACCTTGCCGTTGCCGTCATCTTTTATTACCTCTTCGGTTTGGAGATCCAGCTTTATTCGCTGGCGGGCATTACCATTTCGCTCAGTCTGATTATCGACAACACCATCATCATGACCGACCACCTGGTGCACCGGCAAAACCGCAACGCCTTCATGCCCATTCTGGCGGCAACGATGACCACGGTGGGCGCCTTGTCCATCATTTTCTTTCTGGATGAAAAGATACGGCTCAACTTGCAGGATTTCGCCGCCGTGGTAATGATCAATCTCTCGGTATCGCTGGCGGTGGCGCTGTTTTTCGTGCCGGCGATGGTGGAGAAAATCAAACTGAAAAAGCGCAGGCCGATGAAAAGACGGGGTTGGCTTCGCCGTCTGCCTATCCGTCCACGACGGCTGACCGTTTATTTCAATCGCTTTTACAGCGGAATGATCCGCATACTTTCAAGATATAAATGGATTCCCTTTACGGCAATCGTGCTGCTGTTCGGTTTGCCCGTTTTCCTGATTCCCGACAAAATCGAAAAGGAAACCGGATTCGCGGAACGGTACAACAGGATTTTCGACAATTCCACCTACAAGGAGAAAGTAAAACCGGTTGTAAATAAAGCTCTGGGTGGTACGTTGCGCCTGTTTTCGGAAAAAGTGTATCAAGGAAGTTACTTCACACGAAGCGAAGAGGTGGTGCTTACCATCACCGCTTCGATGCCCAACGGAACCACCCTGCCACAGATGAACGCGCTGATTGAAAAGATGGAGCGGTACCTGAGCGGGTTCTCCGAAATCCGACAGTTCCAAACCGATATTCCCAACGCGCGGCGGGCATCCATCCGGGTATTTTTCAACAGGGAATCGGAACGGAGCGGTTTCCCGTATCAACTCAAAAGCAGCGTTATTACCAAAGCGTTGGAATTGGGCGGCGGAAGCTGGGGCGTTTACGGTTTACAAGATCAAGGGTTCAGTAACGACGTGACCGAATTTGCCGGAAGTTACCGCGTGAAACTCTACGGCTACAACTACGACGAATTGACGGCCTGGGCAGACACGCTCAAAAACCGGTTGCTGACCTACAGGCGTATCAAGGAGGTACTGATTAATTCCAATTTCTCGTGGTACAAGGACGATTACCGGGAATTCTCGTTCGATCTGAACAGGCAGCGGCTGGCTTCCGAAGGCTTTATGCCGGGCGAACTGTTTGCCTCGCTGCAACCCGTTTTTGCCAAAGATGTATGGGCTGGCTCCTTGGTTATCGACGGCGAACGCGAAGATATCAAGCTGGCGAGCCGTCAAAGCAAGGATTACGATATTTGGGCGCTGCAATACATCGCGCATAACCTGGGCAACCGGATGTATCGGTTGGACGAGCTGGCGGATATCTCCAAAGGGCAGGCTCCGCAGGAAGTGGGCAAGGAGAACCAGCAATACCGCCTGGCGGTGCAGTTCGATTACATCGGTGCAAACACGCAGGCGGGGCGCGTGTTAGACCGCGAAGTGGAAGCGCTCAACAAAATCCTGCCGATGGGCTACACCGCCGAAAAGGAAGAATCCGGCTGGGGATGGGGTAAAAAAGAGAACAAGCAATATTGGCTGATCGGTTTGTTGATTGTAATCATATTTTTTACCACTACCGTATTGTTTAACTCCATCAAACAGCCGTTGGCGGTGATCTTCGTCATTCCGGTGTCCTTTATCGGGGTGTTTCTTACGTTTTACGGGTTCAAGCTGAACTTCGACCAGGGCGGTTTCGCATCATTTATCCTGCTGTCGGGAATTACCGTGAATGCCAGTATTTACATTCTGAATGACTTTAACCGGATTCGTCGCGAACGTCCGGGACTTTCATCGCTGAAAGCCTACATCAAGGCGTGGAACTCCAAAATTATTCCGATTTTTCTTACGGTGGTTTCCACTATGCTGGGGTTTATTCCGTTTATGGTGGGCACAACCAGGGAAGCGTTCTGGTTCCCGTTGGCGGCGGGTACAATTGGTGGGTTGGCGATGTCAATTGTGGGGATATGGGTATTTTTGCCGTTGATGGTGGTGAGGAGGAGAAAATTAAGAAGCTAA
- a CDS encoding DUF4143 domain-containing protein — MNSTGTVSLRELFEGKQQIEGMSRLSIEEIAFLTCRGGWPATVGQEKETALQMATNYVEAVINMDVQRVDEIDKSPDRVRMLLRSLARNIATTASIQTIKADIEAHETGISDKTISSYLNALRRIFVVEDLPAWQPSIRSKTAIRTSSKRHFVDPSIATAVMRANPDSILHDFETFGFLFEALCTRDMRIYAQANDGDLFHYRDKTELEADMIVRLRNGKWAAIEVKLGSKQIENAAANLLRLQKICPDWYVYRIKNPCSISGGIRQIPPTD; from the coding sequence ATGAATTCGACCGGGACGGTTTCGCTTCGAGAATTATTTGAAGGCAAACAACAAATTGAAGGAATGAGCCGGTTAAGCATCGAAGAAATTGCCTTTTTAACTTGTCGGGGAGGATGGCCTGCCACCGTTGGGCAAGAAAAGGAAACCGCTTTGCAGATGGCTACAAACTACGTGGAAGCTGTTATCAATATGGATGTTCAGCGTGTGGACGAAATAGATAAAAGTCCGGATCGCGTGCGTATGTTGCTACGCTCATTGGCGCGTAATATCGCTACCACAGCATCCATACAAACCATAAAAGCCGACATTGAAGCTCACGAAACCGGCATCTCCGACAAAACAATTTCATCCTATCTCAATGCTCTACGTCGAATTTTTGTGGTTGAAGATTTACCGGCATGGCAACCGTCAATCCGCTCCAAAACGGCTATTCGCACATCATCTAAACGACATTTTGTTGATCCGTCTATTGCCACGGCTGTTATGCGTGCCAATCCCGATAGCATTTTGCACGATTTTGAAACATTCGGCTTTCTCTTTGAAGCTCTTTGCACCCGTGATATGAGAATTTATGCGCAAGCCAACGATGGCGACCTGTTTCACTACAGAGATAAAACTGAACTGGAAGCCGATATGATTGTCAGGTTGCGTAACGGAAAATGGGCGGCAATTGAGGTTAAATTAGGCAGTAAACAAATTGAAAATGCCGCTGCCAATCTGCTGCGACTGCAAAAAATTTGCCCGGATTGGTATGTGTATCGGATTAAAAATCCATGCAGCATTTCAGGCGGGATTAGACAAATCCCGCCGACCGACTAA
- a CDS encoding adenosylhomocysteinase gives MDKNFSLDLPYKITDISLAGFGRKEIEIAEHEMPGLMSIRKKYASEKPLQGARITGSLHMTIQTAVLIETLVDLGADVRWASCNIFSTQDHAAAAIAAAGIPVYAWKGETLEEYWWCTEMALRFPGGKGPNLIVDDGGDASLLVHLGYRAEKDAKTIDRKGANREEQVVLDTLNRILREDSQRWHRTVAELKGISEETTTGVHRLYQMMEKGELLVPAINVNDSVTKSKFDNLYGCRESLADGIKRATDVMIAGKVVVVLGYGDVGKGCAKSMRSYGARVIVTEIDPICALQAAMEGFQVTTMEEAVKEGNIFVTTTGNRDVVTIEHMHNMKDQSIVCNIGHFDNEIQVDKLISFPGIAHTNIKPQVDKYTFPKGNSIFLLAEGRLVNLGCATGHPSFVMSNSFANQTLAQIDLWKNDYETGVYRLSKQLDEEVARLHLEQIGVKLTTLTPEQAGYIGVNIDGPYKPEHYRY, from the coding sequence ATGGATAAAAATTTTTCTTTGGATTTACCTTATAAAATAACGGATATCTCCCTGGCCGGTTTCGGACGGAAGGAAATTGAAATTGCTGAACACGAAATGCCTGGGTTGATGTCAATCCGCAAAAAATATGCATCGGAAAAACCTCTCCAGGGGGCCCGCATCACGGGTTCACTGCACATGACCATACAGACTGCCGTACTGATAGAAACACTGGTTGATTTAGGAGCCGACGTACGGTGGGCCAGTTGCAACATATTCTCCACTCAAGACCACGCTGCTGCTGCGATTGCCGCAGCCGGAATCCCCGTTTATGCATGGAAGGGCGAAACGCTGGAAGAATATTGGTGGTGTACGGAGATGGCACTACGATTCCCCGGCGGGAAAGGTCCGAACCTGATCGTTGACGACGGAGGAGATGCTTCGTTGCTCGTGCACTTGGGTTATCGGGCAGAAAAAGATGCGAAAACCATTGATAGAAAAGGGGCCAATCGTGAAGAACAGGTAGTTCTGGATACGTTAAACCGTATACTGAGAGAAGACAGCCAACGCTGGCACCGCACTGTTGCCGAACTGAAGGGTATTTCGGAAGAGACCACAACCGGCGTTCACCGGTTGTACCAGATGATGGAAAAAGGGGAGCTGCTGGTTCCCGCCATCAACGTCAATGATTCGGTTACCAAATCGAAATTTGACAACCTGTACGGTTGCCGCGAATCACTGGCCGACGGCATAAAACGAGCCACCGACGTGATGATTGCAGGAAAAGTAGTGGTCGTGCTGGGTTACGGCGACGTGGGAAAAGGCTGTGCCAAATCCATGCGCTCCTACGGAGCCAGGGTTATCGTTACGGAGATCGATCCCATATGTGCCCTGCAGGCCGCCATGGAAGGATTTCAGGTAACCACCATGGAAGAAGCCGTGAAAGAAGGCAACATCTTTGTGACCACCACCGGAAACCGGGACGTGGTTACCATCGAGCATATGCACAACATGAAAGACCAATCCATTGTGTGCAATATCGGGCATTTCGACAACGAAATACAGGTGGACAAACTGATCAGTTTTCCAGGGATCGCTCACACTAATATCAAACCGCAGGTAGACAAATATACTTTCCCTAAAGGGAACTCCATATTCCTGCTTGCCGAAGGCCGTCTGGTAAACCTGGGTTGTGCAACCGGCCATCCTTCGTTTGTGATGAGCAATTCGTTTGCCAACCAAACCCTGGCACAGATTGATTTGTGGAAAAACGATTACGAAACAGGTGTATACCGGCTTTCCAAACAGCTGGATGAAGAAGTTGCCCGGCTTCACCTGGAACAAATCGGGGTGAAACTGACAACACTTACCCCCGAACAGGCCGGCTATATCGGGGTAAATATCGACGGGCCATACAAGCCGGAACATTATAGGTATTAA
- a CDS encoding 6-bladed beta-propeller — protein MIKIIFIIFSLVSVSCNKTKQVKVTEVKEIVPLIEDSYVYYPVKDNQIKVNLNKPQKASLFDYFSHIELIPLETSDNILIGYCEEIIHYQNRYYIFDRNSLSIHVFDDTGKFIFKISKHGQGPGEYIDITSMIINPFTGNIDLTGLGNIYSYDLSGKYIKTLFRPENSSGYYWNFIPVNANLYVCYVGMSLDPYKINYYDVGKNTIIRKEYEDDILLNTYFFVSTNSHTPFYEYHGKWYFYRFVDNTTYEVGTDSLKPAYTWNFGKLNYDAKNLNLPNKPSSISMLPYKINLQGQNNRYLLAQIALKNSKADTGVYLIYDKSIDECKYIEYFTEQVDFLPRKVTNEFALSWCDHGTLEKYVSEGMLNENNRQKFRDLVNAKEEMNPVIIKYFFK, from the coding sequence TTGATAAAGATAATATTTATTATCTTTTCTTTAGTTTCCGTATCCTGCAATAAAACGAAACAGGTAAAGGTTACAGAGGTAAAAGAGATTGTACCTCTGATTGAGGATTCGTATGTGTATTATCCGGTAAAAGACAATCAAATTAAAGTTAACCTTAATAAACCGCAAAAGGCCTCTTTGTTTGATTATTTCAGTCATATTGAATTGATTCCTTTGGAAACAAGTGATAATATTCTAATCGGCTATTGTGAGGAAATTATTCATTATCAAAACAGGTATTATATTTTTGACAGGAATTCACTTAGTATTCATGTGTTTGATGACACGGGAAAATTCATATTTAAAATAAGTAAACACGGTCAAGGTCCTGGGGAATATATTGATATAACAAGTATGATCATTAATCCTTTCACTGGTAATATAGACCTCACGGGCTTGGGAAATATTTATAGTTACGACTTGTCGGGTAAATATATAAAAACCTTATTTCGCCCTGAGAACTCATCTGGTTATTATTGGAACTTCATACCGGTTAATGCAAACCTGTACGTTTGTTATGTAGGGATGAGTTTAGACCCGTATAAAATTAATTATTACGATGTGGGGAAGAATACAATTATTCGTAAAGAATATGAAGATGATATACTTTTAAATACCTATTTTTTTGTATCGACCAACTCACATACTCCATTTTACGAGTATCACGGGAAATGGTATTTTTATCGTTTTGTTGATAATACGACTTACGAAGTTGGTACAGATTCTTTGAAACCTGCGTACACGTGGAATTTTGGTAAACTAAACTATGATGCAAAGAATTTAAATTTACCGAATAAACCGTCGAGTATATCCATGCTTCCATACAAAATAAATCTTCAAGGTCAAAATAACAGGTATTTATTGGCCCAGATAGCATTAAAAAATTCTAAGGCGGATACGGGAGTTTATTTGATATATGATAAGTCTATCGATGAATGTAAATATATTGAATATTTTACTGAACAGGTAGATTTTCTGCCCAGAAAAGTAACGAACGAATTTGCTCTTTCCTGGTGTGATCATGGAACATTAGAAAAGTACGTTTCCGAAGGAATGCTAAATGAAAATAATCGACAAAAATTTCGGGATTTGGTAAATGCAAAAGAAGAAATGAATCCAGTTATCATTAAATATTTTTTCAAATAA
- a CDS encoding 6-bladed beta-propeller: MVPLCGCTQSAEKKARGLDDCLVVASKSIINGDTVITCDFSLVKDTIDFPLSNIMSDLEMIKLENSDSALVSRYHTFVSENYIGVYTMENEYKLFDRQGNFLCEIGRKGQGPGEYMFLYDSQIDEKNNRIYLMPWMQKKILVYNLQGKFLSDIPLPEFVPKARFNINTNKQIATIMILPFKGQNNYVVWQQDFQGNILQRISSEYFALEPDYGNEVISYRNTQNIDFYLAGWPDKQDTLYYYMGNENRLKPVFTFTATEPFSHWYIDLPDHVITIIAQQERMDENGQFYAPVPKQFIVDKRTLKGAYIKPVIDQLGGISIPSRVLYQDGYFIANMYPHELKDGLGKIIRNTENNLSEQKLPNIKTLYEDIDEEGNNYILIGKLKSVK, encoded by the coding sequence ATGGTGCCACTATGCGGTTGCACACAATCGGCAGAAAAAAAAGCACGCGGGCTTGATGATTGCCTGGTTGTTGCTTCTAAAAGCATTATTAACGGCGACACGGTTATCACGTGTGATTTTTCGTTGGTAAAAGATACTATCGATTTTCCTTTGAGCAACATAATGTCTGATTTGGAGATGATAAAACTTGAAAACTCCGATTCGGCGTTAGTTTCGCGCTACCACACGTTTGTAAGCGAAAATTATATAGGTGTTTATACCATGGAAAATGAATACAAACTGTTTGACAGACAAGGCAATTTCCTTTGTGAAATCGGTAGGAAAGGACAAGGTCCAGGAGAATATATGTTCTTGTATGATTCGCAAATTGACGAGAAAAACAACCGCATTTACCTGATGCCGTGGATGCAAAAAAAGATATTGGTATATAATCTTCAAGGCAAATTTCTGTCGGATATCCCCTTACCCGAATTTGTGCCTAAAGCCCGCTTCAACATAAACACGAACAAACAGATTGCTACCATTATGATTTTACCATTCAAAGGGCAGAATAATTATGTTGTGTGGCAGCAAGATTTTCAAGGCAATATTCTGCAAAGAATCAGCAGTGAATATTTCGCTCTTGAACCGGATTACGGAAACGAAGTAATTTCATATAGAAACACACAAAACATCGATTTTTACCTGGCAGGGTGGCCCGATAAACAAGACACATTGTACTACTATATGGGCAACGAAAACCGCTTGAAACCGGTCTTTACATTTACAGCAACAGAACCGTTCAGTCATTGGTATATCGATTTACCAGACCATGTGATAACCATAATCGCCCAACAGGAGCGGATGGATGAAAACGGACAGTTTTATGCTCCTGTTCCCAAACAATTTATAGTGGATAAACGCACGTTGAAAGGCGCTTACATAAAACCGGTTATCGATCAATTGGGTGGTATTTCCATTCCTTCACGTGTTTTGTATCAGGACGGCTATTTTATTGCCAATATGTATCCGCACGAACTGAAAGATGGATTGGGAAAAATAATCCGTAACACAGAAAACAACTTGTCTGAACAGAAATTGCCCAACATCAAAACTCTTTACGAAGATATTGATGAGGAGGGGAATAATTATATTTTGATTGGGAAACTGAAATCGGTAAAATAA
- a CDS encoding BON domain-containing protein, translating to MKAFRLVSMLALILAVGVATTSCKKVKDADVQAAAQMALVANPDLADVSVAVLDQVATLSGTVKDDASKAYAETTVAAVENVKSVVNNIEVVPPAPDFTAIDAALNSGLADALKDHATVKAEVKDGVVTLTGEIRKRDLQKLMEKVNALNPQQVVNNITVK from the coding sequence ATGAAAGCATTTCGTTTGGTATCGATGCTTGCATTGATCCTTGCAGTTGGGGTTGCAACAACCTCCTGCAAAAAAGTAAAAGACGCTGATGTGCAAGCTGCTGCCCAAATGGCGTTGGTCGCTAATCCCGATTTGGCAGACGTTTCAGTGGCTGTATTGGATCAGGTAGCCACACTCTCGGGAACGGTAAAAGATGATGCATCCAAAGCTTACGCAGAAACTACTGTGGCAGCGGTTGAAAATGTTAAATCGGTGGTTAATAACATCGAAGTTGTTCCTCCTGCCCCTGATTTTACAGCTATTGACGCTGCCCTTAATTCCGGCTTGGCTGATGCGTTGAAGGACCACGCAACCGTTAAGGCAGAAGTAAAGGACGGTGTGGTTACGTTGACAGGTGAAATTCGCAAGAGGGATTTACAGAAGTTGATGGAAAAGGTAAATGCGCTTAATCCGCAGCA
- a CDS encoding ATP-binding protein has product MKNNTYLPRICDNLLKALLKSSGAVLIEGAKWCGKTRTARRASENVLYMQDPDNSASYIAMADTKPSMLLAGKAPRLLDEWQMAPVLWDAVRFEVDKREM; this is encoded by the coding sequence ATGAAGAATAACACCTATTTACCTCGCATTTGCGATAATTTACTGAAAGCGCTCTTAAAGTCATCCGGTGCAGTACTTATAGAAGGCGCCAAGTGGTGTGGAAAAACCAGAACGGCACGTCGCGCATCAGAGAACGTGCTATACATGCAAGACCCCGATAATTCGGCATCCTACATCGCTATGGCAGACACCAAGCCCTCTATGCTGCTCGCCGGCAAGGCGCCGCGTTTATTAGATGAGTGGCAAATGGCTCCCGTATTATGGGATGCTGTCCGTTTTGAAGTGGATAAAAGAGAAATGTAA
- a CDS encoding TolC family protein: MKYNRLLFLFAVMGWFGSVTVSAQQSEITLDLQRTVALANDSSLSAFRAKNMYMASRWEYLTFKAARLPSLTLYATPLRYNRDFTRRYDSEQNIDVYRRQQSLYSYGNLAAQQNFDFTGGTFFVDTELGYIRNFGDLARSQFNSVPVRIGYRQELLGYNRFKWEKKIEPLKFERAQKELISNLETTAETASGYFFDLAMAQAEHQLALENRRNSERLYRIGEEKHKIASIGQSELLTLKLDRVNAQNSLQNAELRLKRAMFALAAYLNLDKDTKITLQLPDYPKDVIVNVDDALMFAKENNPQYLEHKQRILESEQTLDRTRRESLFSIGLNASMGFNQIAPTFRDVYRNPLRQDILALTLTIPIVDWGVRKGRYNMAKNNLNITQLSAQESEIRLEEDVIMTVGDFSVQQQMIRSAEEAMELAKVAYEQTQERFIIGKADINSLTLSTSRRQEAQRNYISALRNYWQSYFKLRKLTLHDFEKNKPIEVDFNVMN; this comes from the coding sequence ATGAAATATAACCGTTTATTATTCCTTTTCGCGGTTATGGGTTGGTTCGGTTCAGTCACTGTTTCCGCCCAACAATCTGAAATAACCCTCGATTTGCAGCGCACCGTGGCGTTGGCAAACGACAGTTCGCTCTCGGCGTTTCGTGCCAAGAACATGTATATGGCAAGCCGGTGGGAATACCTCACGTTTAAGGCGGCACGGCTGCCGTCACTCACGCTTTATGCCACGCCACTGCGCTACAACCGCGATTTTACCCGCCGTTACGATTCGGAACAGAACATCGACGTGTATCGCCGCCAGCAGTCGCTCTATTCCTACGGAAACTTGGCCGCTCAGCAAAACTTCGACTTCACGGGTGGAACGTTTTTCGTGGATACCGAACTGGGCTACATCCGCAACTTCGGTGACCTGGCACGAAGCCAGTTTAACAGCGTGCCCGTCCGTATTGGTTACCGGCAGGAGTTGTTGGGCTACAACCGGTTTAAGTGGGAAAAGAAGATTGAGCCGCTCAAGTTCGAACGGGCGCAAAAGGAATTGATCTCCAATCTGGAAACCACGGCTGAAACTGCGTCGGGTTACTTTTTCGACTTGGCGATGGCGCAAGCCGAACATCAACTGGCGTTGGAAAATCGAAGGAACTCGGAACGGTTATACCGGATCGGTGAGGAGAAACACAAAATCGCCTCCATCGGACAATCGGAACTGCTCACGCTGAAACTCGACCGCGTAAACGCTCAAAACTCGCTTCAAAATGCCGAACTGCGCTTGAAACGGGCGATGTTCGCCCTGGCGGCCTACCTCAATCTGGATAAGGACACGAAAATAACGCTGCAACTGCCCGATTATCCCAAAGATGTCATCGTAAACGTGGACGATGCCCTGATGTTCGCCAAAGAGAACAACCCGCAGTATCTGGAACACAAGCAGCGTATTCTGGAATCGGAGCAAACGCTCGACCGCACCCGTCGTGAATCGCTGTTCAGCATCGGGTTGAACGCAAGCATGGGGTTCAACCAGATTGCTCCCACGTTCCGTGATGTATACCGCAATCCGCTGCGGCAGGACATTCTGGCGCTGACGCTCACCATCCCCATTGTGGACTGGGGCGTTCGCAAAGGACGGTACAACATGGCGAAAAACAACCTGAACATCACGCAACTTTCGGCACAGGAAAGCGAAATCCGGCTGGAAGAAGACGTGATCATGACCGTGGGTGACTTCTCGGTACAGCAACAGATGATCCGCAGCGCTGAAGAGGCGATGGAACTTGCCAAAGTGGCGTATGAACAAACGCAGGAGCGTTTTATCATCGGAAAGGCGGACATCAACAGCCTGACACTGTCCACCAGCCGCCGTCAGGAAGCACAGCGCAACTACATCTCCGCCCTGCGCAACTATTGGCAGAGCTATTTCAAGCTTCGGAAACTGACGCTGCATGATTTTGAAAAGAACAAACCGATAGAAGTGGATTTTAATGTGATGAACTGA